Proteins from one Methanococcus maripaludis C5 genomic window:
- a CDS encoding pyridoxal phosphate-dependent aminotransferase, protein MRTDIVNSGVGELSYEIREIVKVANEAKKSGLDIVWENIGDPIAKGEKLPLWIKEIVSETTMDDSSYGYCPTRGLLETREFLCDLNNNRNGAQITPDEIVFFNGLGDAITNIYGLMRKECRVIGPTPAYSTHSSAEGLYSNCSPVMYELDRDDGWNPDIDDLRNKVKYNPSIASILLINPGNPTGAVYSKKVLSDVVDIANEYDLFILADEIYSNLVYNGKKHNYLSEVLDDVPGISLKGISKDLPWPGSRCGWTEFYNTQSDELFKKYTENICKFKMIEVCSTTLPQKVIPKIMSDKRYKSYLEERKSYYEKASNYAHNKMKNIEGLNVNRTDGAFYNTIVLEKEYLNENQSLKIQDSRLKTYVDSISKGIPEDKRFVYYLLASTGICGVPLTSFCSEHNGMRFTLLERDEEKRNWVFETIAEKVEEYINSSN, encoded by the coding sequence ATGAGAACCGATATTGTCAATTCAGGAGTGGGGGAATTATCCTACGAGATCAGAGAAATTGTTAAGGTGGCTAACGAAGCCAAAAAATCGGGATTAGATATTGTATGGGAAAATATTGGTGATCCTATTGCCAAAGGAGAAAAACTTCCCCTCTGGATAAAAGAAATAGTTTCAGAAACCACGATGGATGATAGTTCATATGGTTACTGTCCTACAAGGGGTCTTTTGGAAACTAGGGAATTTTTATGCGATTTAAACAATAACCGAAACGGAGCACAGATTACGCCTGATGAGATCGTGTTTTTTAACGGCTTAGGGGATGCTATCACAAATATTTATGGATTGATGAGAAAAGAGTGTAGGGTAATTGGCCCAACACCAGCTTACTCAACACATTCTTCTGCAGAAGGACTTTACTCAAACTGTAGTCCTGTAATGTATGAATTGGATAGGGATGATGGGTGGAATCCCGATATCGATGATTTGAGAAATAAGGTAAAATACAATCCTTCAATTGCATCGATATTGTTAATAAATCCTGGAAACCCAACAGGCGCAGTTTATTCTAAGAAAGTATTAAGTGACGTTGTAGATATTGCAAATGAATACGATCTTTTCATATTGGCTGACGAGATATATTCAAACCTCGTGTACAATGGAAAAAAACACAACTACTTATCTGAAGTTTTAGATGATGTTCCAGGAATTTCTTTAAAGGGAATTTCTAAGGATTTACCATGGCCCGGTTCAAGGTGCGGTTGGACAGAGTTTTACAATACACAAAGTGATGAATTATTCAAGAAATACACTGAAAACATCTGCAAGTTCAAGATGATTGAAGTATGTTCAACGACACTGCCTCAAAAGGTAATCCCAAAGATAATGTCCGATAAACGATACAAATCATACCTCGAAGAAAGGAAAAGCTACTACGAGAAAGCTTCAAATTATGCGCACAATAAAATGAAAAATATCGAAGGATTAAATGTAAATAGAACAGATGGTGCATTTTATAACACTATAGTTTTGGAAAAAGAATATCTAAACGAAAACCAATCCTTGAAAATTCAGGATAGTAGACTTAAAACTTACGTTGACTCGATTTCAAAAGGAATTCCTGAAGATAAAAGGTTTGTATACTACTTGCTTGCATCTACTGGAATTTGCGGTGTTCCTTTAACTTCATTCTGTTCAGAGCACAACGGAATGAGATTCACGCTTCTTGAAAGAGACGAAGAAAAGAGAAACTGGGTTTTCGAAACAATTGCTGAAAAAGTTGAAGAATACATTAACAGCAGCAACTAA
- a CDS encoding DEAD/DEAH box helicase yields MHVNHPLIKPESIEARIYQQLVVASALKQNTLCVLGTGLGKTAIAALTIAGILSKQDGKVLIIAPSRPLVDQHFKSMNQFLNIDSEKIVILNGKISPKKRETMWESGKIFIATPQVAENDIISKILKPSQFSLLIADEAHHTTGNHSYTFVANKFKKKSHVLGLTASPGSNIERIIEICGNLGIEHVEIKTEEDPDVSPYVAKVKMRPRRVELPEEFGVNLTLLKNALKDRLRDLKENRVIHTINVNKSELLGLNKRIMSMDDNIKYEMLRISSEAVKLEHAIEMLETQGRSTFLNYYQKLLTQNTKSAKEITNDPRFIQVVKNLNELDIEHPKYEKMLEIVSEILKENEKIIIFAQYRDTVQKIVDLLSENEIEAIMFVGQSNKDGKGMSQKEQAKAIEKFKNEANVLVSTSVSEEGIDISSVNYVLFYEPVPSEIRMIQRRGRAARGEGGQVIVLIAEKTRDEGYYRAGLAKEKNMKNILKNMQTSLNKKLKELHEEKVEKTENKDHYLDLRSVVNSKTSAKSEEKKPTKLDKKSRNGLPNKATIIVDSRERHIGRYLSERAEVEFKTLEIGDYILSDRVVVERKTAEDFENSIIDKRLFNQIMDLKKYERPLMIIEGNEFVRIHENAIRGMMFSIMIDYQIPIMFSRDIEDTADILVKLAEREQIKEKREISIRYGKRPMSLKERQKFLVEGLPDVGPVMAENLLDNFNSVENIFTATEEELKAVEGMGPVTAKKIKEVVTKNYRE; encoded by the coding sequence ATGCATGTAAATCATCCTTTGATAAAACCAGAATCTATTGAAGCTAGAATTTACCAGCAACTCGTTGTGGCAAGTGCACTAAAGCAAAATACGCTTTGTGTTCTTGGAACTGGACTTGGTAAAACTGCAATTGCAGCTCTTACAATAGCAGGGATTTTATCAAAACAGGACGGAAAAGTTTTGATTATCGCACCATCAAGGCCATTGGTTGACCAGCACTTTAAGAGCATGAATCAATTTTTAAATATCGATTCAGAAAAAATTGTTATTTTAAACGGCAAAATCTCGCCGAAAAAACGAGAAACAATGTGGGAATCCGGTAAAATCTTTATAGCAACTCCCCAAGTTGCAGAAAACGATATCATTTCTAAAATTTTAAAACCATCTCAATTTTCACTTTTAATTGCGGATGAGGCACACCATACAACCGGAAATCACTCTTACACGTTTGTTGCAAATAAATTTAAGAAAAAATCACACGTTTTAGGATTAACTGCATCTCCCGGTTCAAATATTGAAAGAATAATTGAAATTTGCGGGAATTTAGGAATTGAACACGTTGAAATAAAAACTGAGGAAGATCCGGATGTTTCACCATATGTTGCAAAGGTAAAAATGCGACCAAGGCGTGTCGAACTTCCAGAAGAGTTTGGAGTAAATTTAACTCTTTTAAAAAATGCATTAAAGGATCGTTTAAGAGATTTAAAAGAAAATCGAGTAATTCATACTATAAATGTAAATAAATCCGAGTTACTTGGTTTAAATAAAAGAATAATGTCAATGGATGACAATATAAAGTATGAAATGCTTCGAATTTCATCTGAAGCTGTAAAATTAGAGCACGCAATTGAAATGCTCGAAACGCAAGGCAGGAGCACTTTTTTAAATTACTATCAAAAGCTTTTAACCCAAAATACAAAATCTGCAAAAGAAATTACAAACGATCCAAGATTTATTCAGGTAGTTAAAAATTTAAATGAACTAGACATCGAGCACCCAAAATACGAAAAAATGCTCGAAATTGTAAGTGAAATTTTAAAAGAAAACGAAAAAATAATTATCTTTGCACAATATCGGGATACTGTTCAAAAAATTGTGGATTTACTGTCTGAAAACGAAATTGAAGCAATAATGTTTGTTGGGCAATCCAATAAAGATGGAAAAGGAATGAGCCAGAAAGAACAGGCAAAAGCAATTGAAAAGTTTAAAAATGAGGCAAACGTGCTTGTTTCAACGAGTGTTTCAGAAGAGGGAATCGATATTTCAAGTGTAAATTACGTTTTATTTTACGAACCCGTTCCTTCAGAAATTAGAATGATTCAAAGAAGGGGGCGTGCTGCAAGGGGCGAAGGTGGGCAGGTAATCGTTTTGATTGCGGAAAAAACACGAGATGAAGGGTACTATCGAGCAGGACTCGCAAAAGAAAAGAACATGAAAAATATCTTAAAAAACATGCAGACATCGTTAAATAAAAAATTAAAAGAATTACATGAAGAAAAAGTCGAAAAAACTGAAAATAAAGATCATTATTTGGATTTGAGATCAGTTGTAAATTCTAAAACTTCTGCTAAATCAGAAGAAAAAAAACCGACAAAACTCGATAAAAAAAGCAGAAATGGACTACCAAACAAAGCAACTATTATTGTAGATTCAAGAGAACGCCATATTGGCAGGTACCTTTCAGAAAGAGCAGAAGTTGAATTCAAAACCCTTGAAATTGGAGATTATATTTTAAGTGACAGGGTTGTAGTTGAGAGAAAAACTGCAGAGGACTTTGAAAATTCAATCATTGATAAAAGGCTATTTAATCAGATAATGGACTTAAAAAAATATGAAAGACCTTTAATGATTATCGAAGGAAATGAATTTGTGAGAATTCATGAAAACGCGATACGAGGTATGATGTTTTCAATAATGATCGATTACCAGATTCCAATAATGTTTTCAAGGGATATCGAAGATACTGCAGATATACTGGTAAAACTTGCAGAAAGAGAGCAGATAAAAGAAAAACGAGAAATATCGATAAGATATGGAAAAAGGCCGATGTCATTAAAAGAGCGCCAGAAATTTTTGGTAGAAGGACTTCCTGATGTTGGGCCGGTGATGGCTGAAAATCTGTTAGATAATTTTAATTCGGTTGAAAATATATTTACTGCAACAGAAGAAGAATTAAAGGCTGTTGAGGGAATGGGCCCTGTAACTGCTAAAAAGATTAAAGAAGTTGTAACTAAAAATTATAGAGAATAG
- the aroD gene encoding type I 3-dehydroquinate dehydratase: MICIPVIDEDMSDAINSAKEALKYGDIVEFRVDLLNNVTFEDITEFSKIPSIITIRAEWEGGAWKKSNEERIELLKHAIKNNAKFVDIELKEEKNLELVKYRNEIRSNTKIIVSYHDFEKTPEIDELIDVVEKELKIGDIAKFATFANSKEDTLKILNLMNKYYGKIIAIGMGESGKLTRILGLDFGSILTFASMEGKASAPGQVDVKKLKEILELIE; encoded by the coding sequence ATGATTTGTATTCCCGTAATTGATGAAGATATGTCCGATGCAATAAATTCCGCAAAAGAAGCTTTAAAATACGGAGATATCGTTGAATTTAGGGTAGATTTATTAAACAACGTAACTTTTGAGGATATTACAGAGTTTTCAAAAATCCCATCTATAATTACAATAAGGGCAGAATGGGAAGGCGGAGCTTGGAAAAAATCCAATGAAGAAAGAATCGAACTTTTAAAACACGCGATAAAAAACAATGCGAAATTTGTAGATATCGAACTAAAAGAAGAAAAAAATTTAGAATTAGTTAAATATAGAAATGAAATTAGATCAAATACAAAAATTATCGTTTCATACCACGATTTTGAAAAAACTCCCGAAATAGATGAATTAATTGATGTAGTTGAAAAAGAGTTAAAAATCGGAGATATTGCAAAGTTTGCAACGTTTGCCAATTCAAAAGAAGACACATTAAAAATATTGAATTTGATGAACAAATATTATGGAAAAATAATTGCAATCGGTATGGGCGAATCTGGAAAACTTACAAGGATTTTGGGTTTAGATTTTGGATCAATACTCACATTTGCATCGATGGAAGGAAAAGCATCAGCTCCAGGTCAGGTTGATGTTAAAAAATTAAAAGAAATTTTAGAATTAATAGAATAA
- a CDS encoding DUF371 domain-containing protein, with protein MAFEFTIYAKGHENIRANHKSTLEITKENHVTCTGDCIVGISADKSILDFSESFKENLRNSDKITVEIEVEGLKEIITGKGNSKLTFTHETDIVIRTSDFSCGRTLMVNSDKASKDINREIVEKLKKGADLKFKIIVE; from the coding sequence ATGGCTTTTGAATTTACAATTTACGCAAAGGGGCACGAAAATATCCGCGCAAATCACAAAAGTACTCTTGAAATTACAAAAGAAAACCACGTGACGTGTACAGGTGACTGCATTGTTGGAATTTCTGCGGATAAATCTATACTCGATTTTTCGGAAAGTTTCAAAGAAAATTTAAGAAATTCGGATAAAATCACTGTTGAAATCGAAGTTGAAGGGTTAAAAGAAATAATTACTGGAAAAGGTAACTCAAAATTAACTTTTACCCATGAAACAGATATCGTAATTAGAACGAGTGACTTTTCATGCGGTAGAACGTTAATGGTAAATTCAGATAAAGCCTCAAAAGATATAAATCGTGAAATTGTTGAAAAATTAAAAAAAGGAGCAGATTTGAAATTTAAAATAATTGTTGAATAA
- a CDS encoding RtcB family protein yields the protein MKSTVTKIAEKTYQLPVSYKDCMRVPGNVYLDEVLFEHLEPDVFEQIANVACLPGIQKYSLAMPDCHYGYGFCIGGVAAFDEVTGVISPGGVGFDINCGVRLVKTNLTRNDVTPKLKELLSEIFKNVPSGLGSKGKIRVTKDEIDNVLEEGVSWAVEEGYGWENDIKHIEEHGKMKEADPTLVSDNAKKRGLPQLGSLGSGNHFLEVQYVDEIFDEEAAKTFGVSPDQVVLMIHTGSRGLGHQICADYLRYMENAAKKYNIKLPDRQLACAPINSEEGQKYFKAMSCGANYAWANRQLITHWIRESFETVFKTSAEDLEMDIIYDVAHNIAKKEQHLVDGVLKNVIVHRKGATRAFGPGHAEIPADYANIGQPVIIPGDMGTASYLMHGTEKAMEETFGSTAHGAGRALSRVKALKLYRGNEVQEALQKRGILVMADSKGVIAEECPEAYKDIENVAEICHDSGISLKVAKMKPMGVVKG from the coding sequence ATGAAATCTACGGTCACTAAAATAGCTGAAAAAACGTACCAGCTTCCAGTAAGTTACAAAGACTGCATGAGAGTTCCTGGAAACGTTTACCTAGACGAAGTATTGTTTGAACATCTTGAACCAGATGTATTTGAGCAGATTGCAAACGTTGCATGTCTTCCAGGCATTCAAAAGTACTCTCTTGCAATGCCTGACTGCCACTACGGATACGGTTTTTGTATCGGGGGAGTTGCCGCATTTGATGAGGTTACTGGAGTAATTAGCCCTGGCGGAGTTGGTTTTGACATCAACTGTGGTGTGAGACTCGTAAAAACAAACTTAACAAGAAACGACGTCACTCCAAAATTAAAGGAACTTTTATCCGAAATTTTTAAAAACGTTCCTTCAGGACTTGGGAGCAAAGGAAAAATAAGAGTTACTAAAGATGAAATTGACAATGTACTCGAAGAAGGAGTTTCATGGGCTGTCGAAGAAGGATATGGTTGGGAAAATGATATAAAACATATCGAAGAACACGGAAAAATGAAAGAAGCAGATCCAACACTCGTTTCAGACAACGCTAAAAAAAGAGGACTTCCACAACTTGGATCATTAGGTAGTGGAAACCACTTTTTAGAAGTTCAGTATGTTGACGAAATATTTGACGAAGAAGCTGCAAAAACATTTGGGGTGTCACCTGATCAGGTAGTTTTAATGATACACACGGGTTCAAGAGGTCTTGGACACCAGATATGTGCAGATTACTTAAGATACATGGAAAACGCTGCAAAAAAATATAACATTAAATTACCCGACAGACAGCTTGCATGTGCACCGATAAATTCAGAAGAAGGTCAGAAATACTTTAAAGCAATGTCTTGTGGTGCAAACTATGCCTGGGCAAACAGGCAGTTAATTACGCACTGGATAAGGGAAAGTTTTGAAACTGTATTCAAAACGAGTGCGGAAGATTTAGAAATGGATATAATATATGACGTAGCACATAATATTGCTAAAAAAGAGCAGCATTTGGTAGATGGAGTATTGAAAAATGTCATTGTTCACAGGAAAGGTGCTACAAGGGCATTTGGACCAGGCCATGCTGAGATTCCAGCTGATTATGCCAATATTGGGCAGCCAGTAATAATTCCAGGTGATATGGGCACTGCGTCTTATTTAATGCACGGAACTGAAAAAGCAATGGAAGAAACGTTTGGATCAACTGCACATGGTGCTGGAAGGGCTCTAAGTAGGGTAAAAGCACTTAAACTTTACAGGGGAAACGAAGTTCAGGAAGCACTCCAAAAAAGAGGAATTTTGGTAATGGCAGATTCAAAAGGAGTCATTGCAGAAGAATGCCCCGAAGCTTACAAGGATATCGAAAATGTTGCAGAAATATGCCACGATTCAGGAATATCTTTGAAAGTTGCAAAAATGAAGCCGATGGGAGTTGTAAAAGGATAA
- the asd gene encoding aspartate-semialdehyde dehydrogenase: MKIKVGILGATGNVGQRFIQMLENHPVFELEALGASQRSAGKTYEDACYWYQTEAIPEEVASATVVSTDPNDKAYDDIDIVFSALPADLAKTLEPEFAKRGKYVFSNASAMRMEADVPLIIPEVNHEHFGMLEVQKSNRCSDGAIITNPNCSTIGAVISLKPIMDKFGIDLVNITTMQAISGAGYSGVPSMAILDNLVPYIGGEEEKMQTEALKILGSIEGNDFKNGNFKIGVSCNRVPVIDGHTESIFVKTTEEATPEEIAKVMDDFDPLKGLNLSSYAKPIVLREENDRPQPRLDRNTGNGMSIVVGRVRKDPIFNVKYTALEHNTIRGAAGASVLNAELFVQKYL, from the coding sequence ATGAAGATAAAAGTAGGTATTTTGGGAGCTACTGGAAACGTTGGACAGAGATTTATCCAGATGCTTGAAAATCACCCAGTTTTTGAACTTGAAGCGCTTGGTGCATCACAAAGGAGCGCAGGAAAAACTTACGAAGATGCATGCTACTGGTACCAGACTGAAGCAATTCCTGAAGAAGTTGCAAGTGCAACCGTTGTTTCAACAGATCCAAACGATAAGGCTTATGATGATATTGATATTGTTTTTTCAGCACTACCTGCGGACCTTGCTAAAACACTGGAGCCAGAATTTGCTAAACGGGGAAAATACGTATTTTCAAACGCTTCAGCAATGAGAATGGAAGCAGATGTTCCATTAATTATTCCAGAAGTAAACCACGAGCACTTTGGAATGCTCGAAGTTCAAAAAAGCAACAGATGTTCAGATGGTGCAATAATTACAAATCCAAACTGTTCAACAATTGGGGCAGTAATCTCATTAAAACCGATAATGGATAAATTTGGAATTGATTTAGTAAATATCACCACAATGCAGGCAATAAGTGGTGCAGGATACAGCGGAGTTCCTTCAATGGCAATCTTGGACAATTTGGTGCCGTACATTGGTGGCGAAGAAGAAAAAATGCAGACCGAAGCATTAAAAATTCTTGGAAGTATCGAAGGAAACGATTTTAAAAACGGAAACTTTAAAATTGGAGTATCCTGTAACCGAGTTCCAGTAATTGATGGCCACACTGAAAGTATATTTGTAAAAACAACTGAAGAAGCAACCCCTGAAGAAATTGCAAAAGTAATGGATGATTTTGATCCTTTAAAAGGTTTGAATTTATCAAGCTACGCAAAACCAATCGTTTTAAGGGAAGAAAATGACAGGCCTCAGCCAAGACTTGATAGAAATACTGGAAATGGGATGTCAATTGTTGTTGGACGAGTTAGAAAAGACCCTATCTTCAATGTAAAATACACTGCACTTGAGCACAACACAATAAGGGGCGCTGCCGGAGCAAGTGTCTTAAATGCGGAATTATTCGTTCAAAAATACCTTTAA
- a CDS encoding MTH895/ArsE family thioredoxin-like protein has product MKIRVFGMGCSKCNETYENVKKAVEESKIDAEIVKITDIKKISEWVLMAPAVAFDEDIIFEGTMPSVNDLKKELEDYLKSN; this is encoded by the coding sequence ATGAAAATAAGAGTATTTGGTATGGGATGTTCAAAATGCAATGAAACGTACGAAAACGTTAAAAAAGCAGTTGAAGAATCGAAAATTGATGCAGAAATTGTGAAAATAACGGATATAAAAAAAATTTCTGAATGGGTATTGATGGCTCCAGCAGTTGCATTCGACGAAGATATTATATTTGAAGGAACTATGCCTTCTGTAAACGATTTAAAAAAGGAACTTGAAGATTATTTAAAATCTAACTAA
- the amrB gene encoding AmmeMemoRadiSam system protein B yields MKRNPVVAGMFYPAEYHELLEMIEYCYLSPRGPKELPSKRGNYTKPLGIVSPHAGYIYSGPVAAHGYKKISENINGEVTAIILGPNHTGLGSGISTMKGIWKTPFGDMEIDNEFADRLWKECDVLDLDENSHLREHSIEVQLPFLKHLEDLNIAKFKFVPICMMMQDYETSMDVGYFIAKVAKEMNRKIIIIASTDFSHYESQESASKKDALVIKDILELKDEEIFTDVVTHNISMCGYGPVIAMIKAMKDLGAKNSNLLYYSTSGDVTKDYSEVVGYASILVK; encoded by the coding sequence ATGAAAAGAAATCCCGTGGTTGCAGGGATGTTTTATCCTGCTGAATACCATGAATTGCTTGAAATGATTGAATACTGCTATTTAAGTCCGAGAGGCCCTAAAGAACTTCCTTCAAAACGGGGAAATTACACAAAACCGCTTGGAATAGTATCACCTCATGCAGGATATATTTATTCTGGGCCTGTTGCGGCACATGGTTACAAGAAGATATCTGAAAATATAAATGGGGAAGTTACTGCAATAATTCTTGGCCCAAATCATACCGGACTTGGATCTGGAATTTCCACGATGAAAGGAATATGGAAAACGCCTTTTGGAGATATGGAAATCGATAATGAATTTGCAGACAGGTTGTGGAAGGAATGCGATGTTTTGGATTTGGATGAAAATTCACATTTGAGAGAACACTCAATCGAAGTTCAACTTCCTTTTTTAAAGCATCTGGAAGATTTAAACATTGCAAAATTCAAATTTGTTCCAATATGTATGATGATGCAGGATTATGAGACTTCCATGGATGTAGGATACTTTATTGCAAAAGTTGCTAAGGAAATGAATAGAAAAATTATAATAATTGCTTCTACGGACTTTTCACATTATGAATCACAGGAATCTGCTTCAAAAAAAGATGCACTCGTTATAAAAGACATTTTGGAATTAAAAGATGAAGAAATATTTACCGATGTTGTAACTCACAATATAAGCATGTGCGGATACGGACCAGTTATTGCAATGATCAAAGCAATGAAAGATCTGGGTGCGAAAAACTCAAATTTACTTTATTATTCAACTTCTGGTGATGTTACGAAAGATTATTCCGAAGTTGTTGGATATGCTTCAATACTGGTAAAATAA
- a CDS encoding TIGR00341 family protein, with translation MNVRLIECYVPKKIYAGYEESLEDNIENIIWHSVCEESNYTVIRLLTETEHVEKVIDVLSSKYGGSNFRILVTEPTATVPEIKKEEKEEVEDKAPKRVSRHEIIGKIGDVSNLSKEYYSLLFLAAVVASIGIWLDDVALIIGSMIIAPFLSPMISFTFSVAVMDLAFAKKSLKNLLLGILTVLIFSFVIGTFLQVSPESPQIASRMNLGLQNIAIALSAGFVGTLSMLIPEISSTVVGVMIAVALMPPLVAFGLMLGSGYYVESIPILILFIVNIISVNFASAFLFYLYGITPYKWWEIEKARKLAIFSIIFWFLNLVILAGIILIFGNGYFKII, from the coding sequence GTGAACGTGAGACTCATCGAATGCTATGTTCCAAAGAAAATATATGCAGGATACGAAGAATCGCTTGAAGATAATATTGAAAATATCATCTGGCATAGTGTTTGCGAAGAATCAAACTATACTGTAATCAGGTTGCTAACCGAAACAGAACACGTTGAAAAAGTAATCGATGTCCTTTCCTCAAAATATGGCGGATCAAATTTCAGAATTTTAGTAACCGAACCAACTGCAACAGTTCCAGAAATTAAAAAAGAAGAAAAAGAGGAAGTTGAAGATAAAGCTCCGAAAAGAGTTTCAAGGCATGAAATAATTGGAAAAATAGGGGACGTATCTAATCTTTCAAAAGAATACTATTCACTATTATTTTTAGCAGCAGTAGTTGCCTCCATTGGAATATGGTTGGATGACGTTGCATTGATAATTGGTTCAATGATAATTGCACCTTTTTTAAGCCCAATGATCTCATTTACGTTTTCAGTTGCAGTTATGGATTTAGCTTTTGCAAAAAAATCATTAAAAAACCTTCTTTTAGGAATTTTAACAGTACTCATATTTTCATTTGTCATAGGAACGTTCTTACAAGTAAGTCCCGAAAGTCCGCAAATCGCATCCAGAATGAATTTAGGTCTACAAAATATCGCAATTGCACTTTCAGCAGGATTCGTTGGAACTCTTTCAATGTTAATTCCGGAAATCTCGTCAACTGTTGTTGGTGTTATGATTGCAGTTGCACTGATGCCACCACTAGTTGCATTTGGATTGATGCTTGGTTCGGGATATTATGTAGAATCAATTCCAATTTTGATATTATTTATCGTAAATATAATATCAGTTAATTTTGCATCCGCATTTTTATTCTACCTCTACGGAATAACCCCTTACAAATGGTGGGAAATTGAAAAAGCAAGAAAATTAGCAATTTTTAGTATTATATTTTGGTTTTTAAATCTCGTAATTCTTGCCGGCATTATCTTAATTTTTGGAAATGGATATTTCAAAATAATATAA
- the frhB gene encoding coenzyme F420 hydrogenase subunit beta, translated as MDPFGTYIKAVSARAADKEILKKAQDGGIVSAAYIYGLESGLLDGVIIADKEDGFAAVPKVATTREEILSAAGTKYTVCSNLSVVKSAVREYGCDKLGFVGTPCQVRSIRKAIKYPVGYRHVPDKIALIMGIFCMENFPYNGMKAIVEEHCGIKMDDVVKTDIGKGKFWVYSKWGDVKTVPLKDTHPYEQGSCHVCMDYTAELADISTGSVGSPDGWSTIFVRTAKGEEYLNKMVEAGALETKEIDAVKPGLGLVEKLAISKKEKNAKEVEHRKEIGLPVPY; from the coding sequence ATGGATCCCTTTGGAACATATATAAAAGCAGTTTCCGCAAGAGCTGCAGACAAAGAAATCCTTAAGAAAGCACAAGACGGAGGTATCGTTTCTGCCGCATACATTTACGGTTTAGAAAGCGGACTTCTCGATGGTGTAATTATTGCAGACAAAGAAGATGGATTCGCAGCAGTTCCAAAAGTTGCTACAACAAGAGAAGAAATCTTAAGCGCTGCAGGAACAAAATACACAGTATGTTCTAACCTTTCAGTAGTAAAAAGCGCTGTAAGAGAATATGGATGCGACAAACTTGGATTCGTTGGAACCCCTTGCCAAGTCCGATCAATTAGAAAAGCAATAAAATACCCTGTTGGATACAGGCACGTTCCAGACAAGATTGCATTAATTATGGGTATCTTCTGTATGGAAAACTTCCCGTACAACGGTATGAAAGCAATTGTTGAAGAACACTGCGGTATCAAAATGGACGATGTTGTAAAAACCGACATCGGAAAAGGTAAATTCTGGGTTTACTCAAAATGGGGCGATGTAAAAACAGTTCCATTAAAAGACACCCACCCATACGAACAAGGTTCATGCCACGTATGTATGGATTACACAGCAGAACTTGCAGATATCTCAACAGGATCAGTAGGAAGTCCGGACGGATGGAGTACAATCTTTGTTAGAACTGCAAAAGGGGAAGAGTACTTAAACAAAATGGTTGAAGCTGGCGCTCTTGAAACAAAAGAGATTGACGCTGTAAAACCAGGTTTAGGATTGGTTGAAAAACTCGCTATCTCCAAAAAAGAGAAAAATGCAAAAGAAGTAGAACACAGGAAAGAAATTGGTTTACCAGTTCCATACTAA